GAGCGTCTTCCACTGGGCATCGGTGCGGTACTTTATCGTGTAGAACTGCACGAGATGGGCCCGTTCGAGTGGAACCTGCCACGAAATCAGGAAACCGTTCGGTATCTCCACCACCGTGACGTTCCTTGGCTGACCCGGCTTTGGACCTggggggggggaaagggaACAGATACATCCATTAGTTGAGGTagtagcacaaaaaaaaacacaatacacTCCACACAGGACAGGATAATTTCAAGGACATTGGGACAGATGGGCAGATGTAATATGTGTGATGTGTGTTCTGATGCAATGAGGAATAATGTTTGTAAAGCATGTACCTGTGGGTCGGAAGACGGGTGGGAAAAAGGTCGAACCAGTCGAATCGGTAGGGAATAAAATGTGCTTATAGCTATCGAtgtctgtaaaaaaaagaaacggaaaagcAGAATGGTATGTGAACGCAAAACCCAACGAAAAACATGACAAGCGATGCTGTGTGCGCCAAAAAAGATGATGATGCGTGATGgaatacaagaaaaaaaaaccccaaaaacaaatacatcaGTGGTTAGagtggaaaatatgttttgcgaatgtgtgtgtgtgcgtgtagccGATTATTATGCGAATGACGAGTATGGCAAGCAGGAATGCGGGGCAGGTATCGCTCAAGAGCTGTCCGCAAGGGGGACCTCTTACCCAAGTCTTCTGGTGCATGTTTGAATTCTTTATCGTTAGGCGCCGCCGTTGTCGTTGAAGGTTTCTTAGCCTTTTGAGCGTCTGCATAAGGGTTAGCGATTGGTGAAAACCATCGTAAACAAGTACATAGCACGATTATTACTAACATTTCCCGCATCCCAAACAGCGAAGCAATGACTTACCGAGCGTTCGAATAGTTATCACCTTGCTCATCATACCGTCGCCGAGCGCATTCTTGCCTATCACCTGAAACTCGTAGGTCGTTCCCGGCGACAGCCGGTTGATGGTCACCTGCGTACTGCCGGATGGTGTCACGGGAATGGTTGACCACTCCGAGACGCCCGCCTCCCGGTACCAGATGGTGTAGTCCTGCTTGTAATCCGGACCACCGCTGTAACCGGGCATCCACGCGAGCGTGACGGAAAACTCCGTCGCGGAACCGCTCAGATTGTACGGGGCGTGCGGTTGCGTCCCTTCGATGACCAGCTGCGTGGCGGACACAATGGTTGCCACCTCGTTCGAAGCGACACACTGATAGTAACCGAAGTCGGACCGCCGCAGGTTCTCGATCGTGATGTTGCCGTTGTTGATGCGGACCCGGTTCTTCTGCAGCGGCTGACCGTCGCGCCGTTGCCACTGGATGTTCGGTTTCGACGTACCCTCCGCCTCCTGTGCGTCACAGTGCATCTCGACCGATTCGCCCACCTTGCGCTGGTAGAGCGGATCGGGCTCGACGGTGAATGCTGGCGGCTTCCGTACCAGCACCTCCATGTGACCGGACGAACCTTGCGTGCCCTGCGCGTTGTACGGTGTGCAGGTGTACCGGCCCTGATGGTTTTGGTTGACACGCGTGAATAAAAGCGATCCATTATTCATTATAACTATGTCTTTCGTTTGATAAGGTTCCAGTAATCGTTTATCTTTGGTCCATGTTACATATTGTAGGGGAGGATTCGCTTTTATATAGCATTGTACAACACCAGCTAAACGAAACGGTAAGTATTGTATTGTTGGGGTGAAGGTCACTTTGGCAGGATCTGTTGTATGGCGGGGTAAAATtggagggagaaaaaagaaatggaaattaatacACGATTGCTATGTGCTTCACTGTATCCACCTCTCGTTACTTACATTCTATATTTAAATAAGCCGAAGCACTTTGTGGTTCTCCAATGCCATTCGATACCTCACACGTATATTGACCGGAGTCGTCCGCACTGACCGGATTGATGATAAGCGAACCATCCTTGCGTATTGTGACGCGCGTCTCGAGGGCCGCTACCTCCCGCACCGGTGACCCTTCACGGAACCATCTTACTGTAACATTACCCGGCATTGCCTTTGCCTCACAAGTGAACTGCACCTTCTCTCCCTCTAGCTTCGTCTGATTAGTGGGCGGCACCTGTTACGACGAGAGGGGATACCGATTACTTCTTCCAGGTGGTTCTAAAGCTCCCAACTTCTAGCACAACCACACGGCGTGTTTCGAGGGGTCGGATCTCCGCTCAGTGGTCACTGTGAAAACGCTAGGCTATCATAGAGCAACACATTCATCACACAACACGCTAGGAAAGGGGGAAAAGGGGGTCACCAAGATAGATGGGCAGCTGAAGGGCTGGCTAAATGATCGAACGTTGCTATATAGAAAGTGATTTGGCCGGGGATGTGATCATGCTTCGCGGGACAATCGTGCTACCTGTCAAACCATTTTCAACGCATCCCAGCAACCCAACAAACGGGCGCTTGGGGGAGGGtgcaatatttaaaatgattttcccACGTATATTGAGCGCTAGGTGGTGCTGGGTGACAAGTGAGCAGATAGAAACATAGAGCAAACGTGTCTCGCTACAAGGGTGTCCGCACAAGCGGGCAGAATACTAAGGAAAAGAGAAGTGGTGCATTCGTAGACTATAACGCATGGTCGAGTTAGGATCGTACATGATGGGGAAAAGAAAGTCAATCAATAGCGGGTATAGATAGAAATAGTACAAAACGTCACACTTCACAACACTACGCGTGCACGGCACCGgagcgaaaagaaacacaaacaaaggaaggaagaaaacggtacaaaacatttacaacagACGAGCATTGACGAAGGGTTCGAGTATTGGTGATTTGGTTAGATGTTCGGTTTCTTAGTCAAAATTTTTACCATGATTACAGCGCCGCCCGCTATTATAACACGGGCAGTATGGGAGACTTGTCCCTCACCATTGCGCGCGATACACGTGTAATCGCCGATGTCTTCGTGGCGGATAGTGCTGATCCGCAGCTCGGTGCCATCGTTAAAAATGCCAACAGTAGAGGACGGATCCACCGGGTTGGCATCTTTGTACCATAAAATTTCTGGCGTTGGTGTGCCATCTGCTTGACAGTTCAATATGATAGAGTCACCTGAAGTGAGAACAGAATTATTGGTCGTGTGCAACTTCGCAACGCCGTCGATGGGCTACCTACCTAAGTTAACGTAGATTATATCTTCAGGCGTTACGCTAAACCTCGGTGGTGCATGGACGTCCAGGTGAAACCATGTACCGTTCTTATGCTGCTTCGGAGGTCGATTTAGAAAGACTACTTTACATTCGTACCACCCCTGGTCGGATTCGCGTATGTCGGTGAGATTCAGCGATGCCGCACCGAACGTTGAATTTGGTGGCACTCGCGAGACGCGCCCCTCGTACCCTTCACCGCTGTGCGTTGGATAGCTTTCGTACCATATAAAAATTGGAATTTCCTGACCCTGTTCGGAGCATGCGGAGCAGAACCGTGCAGATTGTTTACCGCGGGAAGCAGAAAGAGAGTGGAATTAGTTTAGCCGTACCGAGCAAGAAGTGTGGTTTTGAGTTTTATGTTTACAGTGATAAGAATACATATTGCATAATTGATAATGGACGGTTAAAACAGGGTTAAATGCACATGCATCTTCGATGGATGATCTTTACACGATCGCCGAATCTCTACAACTCCAGGAAAAGAGCCGAACTGTCTATTAGCCGTTTGGAGTTGAGGAGGAACAGAAGAGGAAGTTAAGAATGAATGCACATGCTTTTAAAAAACACAGCTACACCAACCGTTTTGTCACCCTCAATGAAATAATAGTTTCCTCGTAAGCTATTTCGATTAGTTTCACTATAACTATTGCTTCTCTGGTAAATGAAAGTTTAGCCGTATGCATgcatgcgaaaaaaaagtaaactaaGGATATTACGAATGGTACGCCGGAGTCGTACTCCAGATATTGGTTTCATGCACTTGTTGTAACTCAAAACACGCTGCCGTAACGTAATGTCTGCAAACTAAGCGCTGGTGAGCTTGCTTGATGCAAGTGTTCGGGCagtagaaaacagaaaacagtaCATTCAACGATAAAAAGTGTAGGTTGTAAAGGCAAACCCAAGCTCTCGGGCTCGAGCTCTCTAAGTGTAGATAAACGGTTAAAATACAACTTGAACATTGAACAAAGTGTATAATACTTAGACTATCGCGTGTGATTTTCTTGTTCGAAGGatataggtttttttttggtttgtttttggtttgtttgttttcgccaACAGAGTTTGACGCTTTCGCTTATTGTTTATGcagttatataaaaaaaaacaaaaacaatcttgATTAGATGGTCCGGGATTGCTTGATGACGTACTTTTTCGCTCACCTTCTTTTCCCATTGCAAGACATAGGGAACGGGATGTTCGCCGGGGAAATCGACATGACAGTTGAAGACGACACTTTCGCCGAGGATCGCCGTGATGTGCACTGCATCTTGCGCTGATAATAGATAAACATCGGAACACCGATAAGAACACACGGCTAGGTAAGATTACGTAACGGGTGAAGGGGGGAGTGACAAATCGTTGGCCAACCGAACTGATGTACCGATCAATTGGAATCAACGCAGTAATGCAACCCCCTCCCCCGCCAGGAGCTACATTTGTGGAGCTCCCCCAACCAACGAGACGATACTTACGGGGATTAATCGTGCAGCAGCCTAACGTGaagcataacaacaacagtaggGTGGAAATTAATCGATTCAATGATTTATCACCATTCCGTACACTTGTGTCTATCACCGTTCGCTGCCGAACGCGGGCACTACTGTATTGATTCGCTAGCGCACGGTAACTGTGGGCCGTGTGCCTTTCCACACACGCATAACCACATCCAGTGTCCACTGGCGAATCGGGTTCGCTTCCTGCTGGAACCTCCACGCGGGTGTGGCGTCCACCTCCCTGTGCAGGGACACTACGACCGGGGCACCGTACGGCTTGCCGGGGATACGTTTTGGGTGTGGTTATTGTGGCACACGATCGCGACCGGCTTAATGCCTGACACCACCGGATAACCCCAGGGTCCACGCACATGCCCATGCCTCTGATCCCATAGTCACTGCTAACGTACCGTTTTCATGGCGCTGGCTTTACCTACGGGAaagagagcaaacaaaacgaaaaaaaaaacgccatgaGTTACATTGTTGGaaatgaacaagaaaaaaactcccGTCACGCAGTCTGATCTTAATGTTTGGACACTGTTTTCACAACTATTCTATTTTCTACTCCAGATAATCCTGACACAAAACATCCTGCCAACcggaaagggggagggggataGTTTTCACCGATGGCAAACCCACAATGGTCCCCCCGCCACCCCCCCGAATGGATCAATACAGAGATTTTTTCGCAACACCGATACGCTttacaccccgtgtcaccccgGAAAACAGCGCAGCGGGGCCGGGTGTGGCCGTAAACGTAATCCAATCGAAATCATACAGCATTCCCCACGTACACTTTATTGCACTGCGGAACTACCCTTCGGAACGGAGCGCTATTTACCTTGAACCGTACCGCGATCCATGGTGTGTACACCATATTGCTCgcaggaggttttttttttgtgttaattatTTACGTCTAAAGTGGAGTAAAAATGGATAGAACTGAACACTTTTCGCTAGGCTCTCGGTCTCACACCCAACATCCTGTGTCTAATGCAGATGTGTAACCTGCACTAATGGGTGGAGGGGAAAGGGGGGTTAGGAGGGGAATGCTATATGATTCCGATTATCATGCCGTGGTGCGTCCACGCTGGAGGCTCAAAGCGCTGTAGGAGAGCCTGCCGAAGCTGAAAAACCGCGTGTCGGAAACCTTGAACTGTCGGCCTAGATCGCAAACTGACCATCCTACATTCGGACACCCGAAAACCCGTTCACGGCACGCTCGCAACGTTAGCGCGGAACATTGGCCACCGCAGAAATTAATCCTGCCAATTATCCAGCCACCAATTTTCAAGTAAAACAcacactgacacacacacacacggggaaATCCTTGAAGGGAGGGAGAATATCACACCTTTTGCCCCATTACGCTAGTGGAAAAGGCAGTTTTgagaggggggtgggggggacaAAGTGCTGCTGTGAAAAACTCCACCAGGACGTGTggccaccacacacacacacacacgaacacgaacACACATTTTGTTTACCTAACGGGGTGACCAATAGGGTTTCTGCACTGCAGAATTGGCCCACAAAAATTGAAGCCGTCCAAAAGCAGAAGAATCGAAGTTTTCTTgccacacaggcacacacaggcacacgcacgcacaccaccaccttttttggggtggaaaatttgtccTGGAATCGTGTACCAGCAGGCGAACGGTTTGCTGCCTGGGTGGAACTCGTGAAAAACTTCAGCTCCAACTTGTTCCCATCATCACGCTCTCGATTTTCCGCTCagttcgctctctctctctctcactatCCCTCTCtcgcgcgctctctctctcactgtCGCTACTGCAACTCAATTCACATTTCACATTCTCCCGGATTTGCTCCCCGGATTTTCTCAAACCTGCTCGAGTTCAGGCAGTTCCGTACTCGTTCTGAACCAATCCAGCTATATAGCACCGTTTGTCGGAGGTATCGAGGTTCGAGAACAATGCGTTCACACCAAACCATCAAGCTGTCCCGGCCGTTCACAATTCCAACGCTATTACCCAAACAAACCCAACGTATGACGTGCGGAACACGGTgcgccctcgtgccctcgtctATTGGTTTCCGAACGGCGAGTGTGTGCACGGCAAGAATTTCCTATCCCAAACCACCAGCAAACTCACCAACTCACTGCCCATGCGCGCTTTGGCTGCTGTCGATCTCGCTGTCGACGAATGTCCGACACGCTCGCCAGTGTTCCGCGAGAGTTTGGTTCGCAACTCCCTcgcaaatggtggaaaaaaatatcaaggGTTCGGCCTGTCTTCTTGACAGGAAACTCCGAAGCTGCTGCCGCGGCCAAGAGTTCTGTACACAGCCTCAAACCCTCCGTTTGTCTCGCCCTCTACCTTCCCTCCAGCGCACACATCGACAAACGCATTTACTTCACGCACCACACGAACGACCTGCTTTACATTTATAATAGTTTACATTGCTGGGTGCGTGAATAGCTCCACTGCCCACGCACGCCCGCGAGGACGACTTGAAGTTTGTCAACacaaatagacaaaaa
This Anopheles marshallii chromosome 3, idAnoMarsDA_429_01, whole genome shotgun sequence DNA region includes the following protein-coding sequences:
- the LOC128714063 gene encoding protein turtle translates to MGMCVDPGVIRWCQALSRSRSCATITTPKTYPRQAVRCPGRSVPAQGGGRHTRVEVPAGSEPDSPVDTGCGYACVERHTAHSYRALANQYSSARVRQRTVIDTSVRNGDKSLNRLISTLLLLLCFTLGCCTINPPQDAVHITAILGESVVFNCHVDFPGEHPVPYVLQWEKKVSEKGQEIPIFIWYESYPTHSGEGYEGRVSRVPPNSTFGAASLNLTDIRESDQGWYECKVVFLNRPPKQHKNGTWFHLDVHAPPRFSVTPEDIIYVNLGDSIILNCQADGTPTPEILWYKDANPVDPSSTVGIFNDGTELRISTIRHEDIGDYTCIARNGEGQVSHTARVIIAGGAVIMVPPTNQTKLEGEKVQFTCEAKAMPGNVTVRWFREGSPVREVAALETRVTIRKDGSLIINPVSADDSGQYTCEVSNGIGEPQSASAYLNIEYPAKVTFTPTIQYLPFRLAGVVQCYIKANPPLQYVTWTKDKRLLEPYQTKDIVIMNNGSLLFTRVNQNHQGRYTCTPYNAQGTQGSSGHMEVLVRKPPAFTVEPDPLYQRKVGESVEMHCDAQEAEGTSKPNIQWQRRDGQPLQKNRVRINNGNITIENLRRSDFGYYQCVASNEVATIVSATQLVIEGTQPHAPYNLSGSATEFSVTLAWMPGYSGGPDYKQDYTIWYREAGVSEWSTIPVTPSGSTQVTINRLSPGTTYEFQVIGKNALGDGMMSKVITIRTLDAQKAKKPSTTTAAPNDKEFKHAPEDLGPKPGQPRNVTVVEIPNGFLISWQVPLERAHLVQFYTIKYRTDAQWKTLNRGQIRPEETSYLVKNLVGGRTYYFRVLANSLKSYETSEEIKFPVPARVKHKAITAGVVGGILFFIVAIILSICAVKICNKRKRRKQEKELNMVTARLTDRNALSQPIPLKRYMQGERKASRIPGLNILIAILHWIWPPGRCQNCDSIYSNKFIGDQSLNVGQIHRSPDGRFVLSQDLVDGIVSLRNSIVSQYSSSDDGGFLATKRLPSLTRASWRRPLVSYPSQLSLQMETAFGSRVGDVVGAGRGQIPQLAEPQHSLYTNTMPDGNGMISSISGTLQPMLAQTIYTTPSRISKVVASSPATSSPQVVNSPWSPLYFSDLSSVHHLSSAERSFPTPQSAHSVHRYYNHELPVLQSLQHMSSNHHHHHHHHHHSAHGFIPVPDVSVNLPYYYNGQPISSSLPDTNHQNLYQNVPWGYHSGAAGGSVGGTHPYSGRSKFLSRYYPRSLPRNLSRAIPELRSPMLNLNLNTTSLSGGVGLENSPQSYSSSSGFGSKNTSSNNTQPSGTSTATIAAPSHHNILREWRYLPPYRPPPPPPSLHHAAPLSIAGGRFENPPYSMSHWLELITRLNIASEKANINNTADVGSVDGHYEFDPSTPTPTASTPTGMMRDDFHHLMTLPSTSSDLLWSATGLTGVVSSLSGGRKRGQSRYDNIDARVQAMKEEFYEYRKRQQLQAVNGPSVVELESAC